In one window of Zingiber officinale cultivar Zhangliang chromosome 11A, Zo_v1.1, whole genome shotgun sequence DNA:
- the LOC122031509 gene encoding extensin-like, whose translation MLCLLLFCVALFLRPPASASWDSYSPPECPYPCLPPPTSVSICPPPPPPAASYPPPSPPVAGGATPGYYYPPHNYFPAPPPPNPVLPWFPWYYTSPPSASAASFVEQDAGVLIASLVMFALCLILF comes from the coding sequence ATGCTCTGCCTTTTGCTCTTCTGTGTAGCTCTGTTTCTGAGGCCGCCGGCATCAGCCTCGTGGGATAGCTATTCGCCGCCGGAGTGCCCGTACCCTTGCTTGCCGCCGCCCACCTCGGTGAGCATCTGCCCTCCGCCGCCGCCTCCGGCGGCCAGCTATCCGCCTCCATCACCGCCGGTTGCTGGCGGTGCTACTCCGGGATACTATTATCCTCCTCACAATTACTTTccggcgccgccgccgccgaaTCCTGTATTGCCGTGGTTCCCGTGGTACTACACGTCTCCTCCCTCGGCCTCGGCGGCTTCTTTTGTCGAGCAGGATGCCGGCGTTCTCATTGCCTCTTTAGTAATGTTCGCGTTGTGTTTGATTTTGTTCTAA